In Hahella sp. HNIBRBA332, the genomic window TGAGCCGTTTCTTTGATCGCATTACTCGCCCGGAACAATTACTGGCGTCGCTGCCGCAGGCCTTGCGTGTCTTAACGGACCCCGTCGAGTGCGGCCCGGTGACTTTGGCGCTGCCGCAGGATGTGCAAACAATGGCGTTCGATTACCCGGAAAGTTTCTTTGCGGAAAAAATCCATCGCCTGCGTCGTCAAACACCGGACGCCACAGAGCTGGCTAACGCCATCGCCATGATCAAAGCCTCGAAGAGGCCGCTGCTAGTCGCCGGCGGCGGCGTGCATTACTCCGGCGCGCTGGCGGAGCTGGACAATCTGGTCTCCACCTATGCATTTCCAGTCGGGGAGACGCAGGCGGGCAAAGGCGCTCTGCCCTGGGATCATCGTCAAAACATCGGCTCGCTGGGCGTCACCGGCGCCGCCTCCACCAATGCGCTCGCTGCTGAAGCGGATCTGATCATCGCCGTCGGCACGCGTTTGGGTGATTTCGCCTCCGGTTCCCGCGCGATCATTGACCCCGAAGCCAGGTTGTTGAGCATCAACGTCGCCTCTTTCGACGCCGTCAAGCACAAGGGGCAACCCTTGGTGGGCGACGCCAGACTGACGCTGGCGCAATTGCAGGATGCTCTGGGCGACTGGCGCCCCGACGGAGAGTGGATTGAAAAGGCCGAACACCTACGCGCGCAGTGGCATAAAACCGTGGACAACGCCACCGCCGATCATCAGGCCGACCTGCCAACCGACGCAGAAGTGGTCGGCGCGGTCAATCGCGCTGCGGGGGAAAAAGACATTGTGGTTTGCGCCGCCGGCGGTCTGCCGGGAGATCTGCAAAAGCTCTGGCGCACCCGCTATGACAGAGGCTATCACCTGGAGTATGGCTATTCCTGCATGGGTTATGAGCTGGCGGGAGGCGTCGGCGCCAAGATGGCGAAGCCGGATTCGGAAGTGTTCGTCATGGTCGGCGACGGCTCTTATCTGATGCTCAATTCCGAAATCGCCACCTCAGTCATGCTGGGGCAGAAAATCATCATCGTGGTGCTGGATAACCGTGGTTTTGGATGTATTCATCGTCTGCAACAAGCCTGCGGCGGTCCTGGTTTCAATAATCTGCTGGACGATTGCCTCACCGCTGACGGCGGCGCGCCCAACATCGACTTCGCCGCCCACGGCGCCGCGTTGGGCGCCAAATCCGAAAGCGTGCGCAGCATCAAGGAGCTGGAGGCCGCCCTGGAGCGCGCCAAGGCGTCCGATATCAGTTATCTGATCGCCATCGACACCGATCCCCTGAAAGTCACTGAAGACGGCGGGGCCTGGTGGGACGTGGCGGTCGCGGAAGTATCCGAACGTCCGCAGGTCGAAGAGGCCCGCCGCCGTTACGAGAGCTTCAAAGCTCGTCAGTTCAAAAATCTGTAATCACTTTTGGCGGAATATCTGGAGTTATCTAATGAGCGTACGTATCGGCATCAACCCTCTGACCTGGACTAACGACGACCTGCCCTCCCTGGGCGGCGACACGCCGCTGGAAGTGTGCCTCAGCGAAGGCAAGCAAGCGGGCTTCGCCGGCTTTGAACTGGGCCACAAGTTCCCGCGCAAACCGGAAGTGCTGGGTCCGATTCTGGACCATCACGGACTGCGTCTGGTGTCAGGCTGGTTCAGCGGCCAACTGCTGGAGCGCAGCGTGGAAGCGGAAATCGCCGCCATTCAGGATCACCTGCATCTGCTGAAATCCCTTGGCGCCACGGCGATGGTGTATTGTGAGGTCACGGGCTGCGTGCATGGCGATCAAAGCACGCCGGTGTCTCACCGTCCGCGCCTGGCGGAAGACCAGTGGGAAGCCTTCGGCGCCAAGCTGACGCAAGTGGCGGATTACTGCCTGGAGCAAGGCGTGAAGATCGCTTATCACCATCACATGGGCACGGTGGTGGAAACCGAGGAAGAGATTGACGCGCTGATGGCCAACACCGGCGACTCCGTGGGCCTGTTGCTCGACACCGGGCATCTAACCTATGCGGGCGGCAATCCCATTGCAGTGCAGCAACGCCATGCCGATCGC contains:
- the iolD gene encoding 3D-(3,5/4)-trihydroxycyclohexane-1,2-dione acylhydrolase (decyclizing); this encodes MKTIRLTMAQAVIKYMIAQKVDVDGEIKPLFAGMWAIFGHGNVAGLGEALHHVRDALPTYRAHNEQGMAHAAIAYAKTQNRRQMMACTASAGPGSVNMVTAAAVAHVNRIPVLFLPGDTFATRIPDPVLQQVENFHDYTLTSNDCFKPVSRFFDRITRPEQLLASLPQALRVLTDPVECGPVTLALPQDVQTMAFDYPESFFAEKIHRLRRQTPDATELANAIAMIKASKRPLLVAGGGVHYSGALAELDNLVSTYAFPVGETQAGKGALPWDHRQNIGSLGVTGAASTNALAAEADLIIAVGTRLGDFASGSRAIIDPEARLLSINVASFDAVKHKGQPLVGDARLTLAQLQDALGDWRPDGEWIEKAEHLRAQWHKTVDNATADHQADLPTDAEVVGAVNRAAGEKDIVVCAAGGLPGDLQKLWRTRYDRGYHLEYGYSCMGYELAGGVGAKMAKPDSEVFVMVGDGSYLMLNSEIATSVMLGQKIIIVVLDNRGFGCIHRLQQACGGPGFNNLLDDCLTADGGAPNIDFAAHGAALGAKSESVRSIKELEAALERAKASDISYLIAIDTDPLKVTEDGGAWWDVAVAEVSERPQVEEARRRYESFKARQFKNL
- the iolE gene encoding myo-inosose-2 dehydratase, whose product is MSVRIGINPLTWTNDDLPSLGGDTPLEVCLSEGKQAGFAGFELGHKFPRKPEVLGPILDHHGLRLVSGWFSGQLLERSVEAEIAAIQDHLHLLKSLGATAMVYCEVTGCVHGDQSTPVSHRPRLAEDQWEAFGAKLTQVADYCLEQGVKIAYHHHMGTVVETEEEIDALMANTGDSVGLLLDTGHLTYAGGNPIAVQQRHADRINHVHCKDIRMQVLADAKNRDLSFLDAVLNGVFTVPGDGGIDYATLFKGLHASGYKGWLVVEAEQDPAVAHPLTYATMGANNLKRLCAEAGITLSE